The DNA sequence TGCCCCGCGCACCATGCTGCACGCCGCCGGACTGGTCGTACACCGCGAGGGCAAGACGCCGATCGAGGCCGTGGCTCCCCTGCCGGCCGACTTTGCCGCACTTGGCTTCACCGATGGATGAGGTGATCGACCGGGCCATGGCGCTGTTGAGCGAAAGCTTCATCGCCGCTGCCGGTCCGGGCGGTCAGAATGTCAACAAGGTGGCAACCGCGGTGCAGCTGCGGCTCGACGTGTTTGCCCTGCGCCTTGAGCCGCAGGTGTTTCACCGGCTCAAGCAGATCGCCGGCAGCAAGATGACCGCGAAGGGCGAACTGGTGCTGACCGCTCGGCGCTTTCGCACGCAGGAAGCCAACCGGGCCGATGCGCGCGAGCGGCTGGCCGAATTGCTTCGCGACGCGCATGACCTGCCGCAGAAGCGGGCGAAAAGCCGGCTCAACCGCGTGGGCAAGGAAAAGCGATTGCAGGGAAAGAAGCTGCGCGGCGCGGTCAAGGCCGGGCGCGGCAAGGTCTCGTACGACTAGCTCGCGCTGGCGGCCGGCGCGGGAGCGGCCTGCTGTCCCTGTGGGCGCGCGGGCATGGCGCTGGGGCTCAGCTGGCGCTGGTCAAGCATTTCCGCCGCTTCGTCGAGCGCCTTGTTTTCTCCTGCAGTAACGCCACCCGGCGTGTCGTTGCCCGATCCGCAGGCCGTCAGCAGCAGGAGGGGCAGGAGGGCGGAGAGTCTCACGTCGCGTGTTCTCCGGATTGCGGGGGCGGGCCCGGCAAGGTCCGCGCCCCGATCCATTACCGGCAGGATTACTGCTTGGGCGCGTCGGCCTTTTCCAGATCCTCGAAGTCCTGCGCCGTCTTCTCGGCAGCGGCCTTGACCTCATCCGGGGTCTTGGCGGCCGGGGCAGCGGCTTCGGTGGCGGCGCTGTCGGCAACCGGGGTGGCATTGGCTTCGGCCGAATTCACCGCTTCTTCCGCGGGCATCTCGACATTGTCGGCGCTCGCTTCGGCGTTCGGGTCGTCGGACTTGCCGCAGGCGGAAAGCGCCAGCACGGCAAGCGGGGCGAAAGCGGCAAAGGCAATCTTCTTCATGGCATGTCCCTATGGCACGAGTCGCAAGGACCGGCGCACGGCCGGTCCACGGGGCAGGATTCTAGCGGCGACAAGGGCTCAAGACAAACGCCATTTTGCCGTTTTCCCGTATCCATCGCCGTGTTGCGGACCGCTGGGACGATAGCCGGAATGCGGCCTTGATAGGATATAAAGATTTCTTTATATGACCCGCCAAATGAAGATCGATCCCACCCTGCGCGCTTTGGCGGATTCCACCCGCCTGCGCATCATGCGGCTGCTGGCGCACATGGAGCTGGCAGTGGGTGAACTGGCACAGGTGCTCGGCCAAAGCCAGCCGCGTGTTTCGCGCCATGTCCGCATCCTGTGCGATGCCGGGCTGGCGGAACGTCGGCGCGAAGGTTCGTGGGTGTTCCTGCACATCGCCGTCGCCGCCGATCGCGCGCCCCCGATCGGGGCCGCCGTTGCCCGCCTGCTTGACGCGGCAGAGGCTGACGATGCCCAGTTCGCGGCCCGCTGTGCCGAGGATCGCCGCCACCTTGCCGCGATCCGCGCCGCGCGGGAAAACCAGGCCGCCGCCTATTTTGCCCGCCACGCCGGGGAGTGGGACCAGCTGCGCTCGCTCCACAGCAGTGACGAAGTGGTCGAAGCCGCGCTGCTCGAAACCCTTGGCCTGGGCATTGGTGCGCTGCTCGATGTCGGCACGGGCACGGGGCGCATCGCCCAGTTGCTCAGCCCGAACGCCGCCCATGTCACCGCGCTCGACAAGAGCCCGGAAATGCTGCGCATCGCCCGCGCCCGCCTGCAGCACCTTCCCGCCGGTGAGGTGGATCTGGTGCAGGGCGATTTTTCCGAGCTGCCGTTTGCCGCCGGCACCTTCGATACGGTCACCTTCCATCAGGTCCTGCACTATGCGCAGGACCCGGGCGGCGCCTTGGCCGAGGCAGCGCGGGTAACGCGGCCGGGCGGACGCATCGCGGTGGTCGATTTCGCCGCGCATGACCGCGAGGAACTGCGCAGCGTCCATGCCCATGCGCGCCTTGGCTTCTCTGACGAGGCCATGCTCGCCATGCTCAGCGATGCCGGCTTCGCAGCCGTACCCGCCTGCGCGCTCCCCGGGCGCGAACTCACCGTCAAGATCTGGACCGGCACGCGCGTGGCGGTAAAGCAAGCACGAAAGACCCAACCGGCATGACCCTGCAGCCGCCCCTCTTTGCCGACCTTGCCGGAGACGTTTCGGTCTCGTTCGAATTCTTCCCGCCCAAGAGCGAGAAGATGGAAGAGCAGCTGTGGGATGCGATCACGCAGCTCGCCCCGCTCGATCCCTCCTTCGTTTCGGTTACCTATGGCGCCGGCGGTTCGACGCGCGAGCGGACCCACGCAACCGTGGCCCGGATCGTCAGGGAAACCAGCCTGGTTCCGGCCGCGCACCTCACCTGCGTTGCGGCAAGCAAGGGCGAGATTGCCGAAATTGCCGATCAGTACTGGGAAGCCGGGGTGCGCCACATCGTTGCCCTGCGCGGTGATCCGCCCGGAACGGATCAGCGCTTTGCCCCGCACCCCGATGGCTATGCCTCGGCCGCGGAACTGGTCGGCGGGCTGGCATCGCGTCATGCCTTCGATATTTCGGTCGCCGCCTATCCCGAGGTTCATCCCGAGGCCGTCGATGCCAATGCCGATCTCGACAACCTGAAGCGCAAGCTCGATGCCGGGGCCAGCCGGGCGATCACGCAGTTCTTCTTTTCGCCCGAGGCCTATTTCCGCTTCCTCGACAAGGTCCTGGCCGCGGGCATTTCCGCACCGATCCTGCCCGGCATCATGCCGGTGACCAACTTTGCCGCCATCCGGCGCATGTCTGCCAACACCGAGATTCCCGGCTGGATGGAAGCCATGTTCGAAGGGCTGGACGATCGTCCCGGCCCGCGCGCGCTGGTTGCCGCCGTGGTCGCGGCCGACATGTGCCGCCGCCTTTACGAAGGCGGGGTACGCGATTTCCATTTCTATACGCTCAACCGGGCGGAGCAGGCCTATGCCGTCTGCCACCTGCTGGGCCTGCGTCCCAAGGAGACCGAGGCATGAGTGCCCGCGAAAAACTGCTCGCCGAAGCCGCGAAGCGCATCCTCATCACCGATGGCGCTTTCGGTACCGAGATCCAGAACTGCAAGCTGACCGAGGCGGACTATGCCGGGTCGCTGGGGCTGGCAAAGGACCAGAAGGGCAACAACGATATCCTGGCGCTGACCAGGCCCGAAGTGCCCGAAGCCATTCACCGCGCCTATTTCGAGGCCGGTGCGGACATCGCCGAGACCAACACCTTCAGCGCCAACCGGATCAGCCAGGCGGACTATGCCGCCGAGCACCTGGTGCGCGAAATCAACGTCGAAAGCGCCCGGCTTGCCCGCCGCGTTGCAGACGAGTTCGAGGCGAAGGATGGCCGGCCGCGCTTCGTCGCCGGCGCCATCGGGCCGACCAACAAGACGCTGTCGCTTTCGCCCGACGTCAACGACCCCGGCTATCGCGAGATCGACTGGGACACGCTGGTGGATGTCTATCGCGAACAGGCAGCCGCGCTGGTCGAAGGCGGGGCAGACTTCATCCTGATCGAAACCGTATTCGATACGCTCAATGCCAAGGCAGGCATCATGGCCTGCAAGCAGCTCGAGAAGGAGCTCGGCCGCGAGGTTCCGATCATGCTGTCGATGACGCTGACCGACCTTTCCGGTCGCAACCTTTCCGGCCACACGGTCGAGGCCTTCTGGCACGCGGTGCGCCATGCCCGGCCGGTTACCGTCGGGCTCAACTGCTCGTTCGGAGCAA is a window from the Novosphingobium sp. TH158 genome containing:
- the arfB gene encoding alternative ribosome rescue aminoacyl-tRNA hydrolase ArfB, giving the protein MDEVIDRAMALLSESFIAAAGPGGQNVNKVATAVQLRLDVFALRLEPQVFHRLKQIAGSKMTAKGELVLTARRFRTQEANRADARERLAELLRDAHDLPQKRAKSRLNRVGKEKRLQGKKLRGAVKAGRGKVSYD
- a CDS encoding metalloregulator ArsR/SmtB family transcription factor gives rise to the protein MKIDPTLRALADSTRLRIMRLLAHMELAVGELAQVLGQSQPRVSRHVRILCDAGLAERRREGSWVFLHIAVAADRAPPIGAAVARLLDAAEADDAQFAARCAEDRRHLAAIRAARENQAAAYFARHAGEWDQLRSLHSSDEVVEAALLETLGLGIGALLDVGTGTGRIAQLLSPNAAHVTALDKSPEMLRIARARLQHLPAGEVDLVQGDFSELPFAAGTFDTVTFHQVLHYAQDPGGALAEAARVTRPGGRIAVVDFAAHDREELRSVHAHARLGFSDEAMLAMLSDAGFAAVPACALPGRELTVKIWTGTRVAVKQARKTQPA
- the metF gene encoding methylenetetrahydrofolate reductase [NAD(P)H] is translated as MTLQPPLFADLAGDVSVSFEFFPPKSEKMEEQLWDAITQLAPLDPSFVSVTYGAGGSTRERTHATVARIVRETSLVPAAHLTCVAASKGEIAEIADQYWEAGVRHIVALRGDPPGTDQRFAPHPDGYASAAELVGGLASRHAFDISVAAYPEVHPEAVDANADLDNLKRKLDAGASRAITQFFFSPEAYFRFLDKVLAAGISAPILPGIMPVTNFAAIRRMSANTEIPGWMEAMFEGLDDRPGPRALVAAVVAADMCRRLYEGGVRDFHFYTLNRAEQAYAVCHLLGLRPKETEA
- a CDS encoding homocysteine S-methyltransferase family protein; the encoded protein is MSAREKLLAEAAKRILITDGAFGTEIQNCKLTEADYAGSLGLAKDQKGNNDILALTRPEVPEAIHRAYFEAGADIAETNTFSANRISQADYAAEHLVREINVESARLARRVADEFEAKDGRPRFVAGAIGPTNKTLSLSPDVNDPGYREIDWDTLVDVYREQAAALVEGGADFILIETVFDTLNAKAGIMACKQLEKELGREVPIMLSMTLTDLSGRNLSGHTVEAFWHAVRHARPVTVGLNCSFGATQLRPHVKALAEIADTLIMVYPNAGLPNELGQYDEMPGTTAALVREWAEHGQVNILGGCCGSTPAHIAAMAQAVKNVPPRQLPVLEPITRLAGLEPFTMAA